A genomic window from Elaeis guineensis isolate ETL-2024a chromosome 3, EG11, whole genome shotgun sequence includes:
- the LOC105041433 gene encoding homeobox-leucine zipper protein HOX13 — translation MKRPSSSDSFGGMEEKEPGLIPISPSMEEQAKYEGRFQPMLDGMEGVECEDEELCTYGQSALGEKKRRLRVDQVKALEKNFEVENKLDPDRKARLAQDLGLQPRQVAVWFQNRRARWKTKQLERDYGALQARYEALKIDCDALRHDKEKLTAEIKELRAKLVNPAAVTRLKNKDAEERPALIYKDGASDSDSSVVFNDHENSPYSGVVLDQDYFMGFKSYSSSSSLFESRALDQKEYLEEGFLSGEELCSGLFSEEQAPSLSWYCSEPWK, via the exons ATGAAAAGGCCCAGCAGCTCAGACTCCTTTGGAGGAATGGAAGAAAAGGAACCCGGTCTCATCCCCATCTCACCATCAA TGGAGGAGCAAGCGAAATATGAAGGCAGATTCCAACCCATGTTGGATGGAATGGAGGGGGTGGAGTGCGAGGACGAGGAGCTGTGCACCTACGGTCAATCAGCGCTGGGAGAGAAGAAGCGCCGGCTGAGAGTGGACCAGGTGAAGGCCCTGGAGAAAAACTTCGAGGTGGAGAACAAGCTAGATCCGGACCGGAAGGCCCGGCTGGCCCAAGATTTGGGCCTGCAGCCCCGGCAGGTGGCGGTCTGGTTCCAGAACCGCCGCGCCCGGTGGAAGACCAAGCAGCTGGAGCGCGACTACGGCGCCCTCCAGGCCCGCTACGAGGCCCTCAAGATCGACTGCGACGCCCTCCGCCACGACAAGGAGAAGCTCACCGCCGAG ATAAAAGAGCTTAGAGCCAAGTTAGTAAATCCTGCCGCTGTAACAAGGTTGAAGAACAAAGATGCGGAGGAGAGGCCGGCTTTGATCTACAAGGACGGGGCTTCGGACAGCGATTCTAGCGTGGTGTTTAATGATCATGAGAACAGTCCTTACTCTGGGGTGGTGCTAGACCAAGACTATTTTATGGGATTCAAGTCCTACTCCTCTTCTTCGTCTTTGTTTGAGAGCAGAGCTTTAGATCAGAAGGAGTACTTGGAGGAGGGGTTTTTGAGTGGGGAGGAGCTTTGCAGTGGTTTGTTCTCGGAGGAGCAGGCACCTAGCCTCTCTTGGTACTGCTCCGAGCCATGGAAGTAG